A region of the Geomonas subterranea genome:
AGAGCGGGACCCGACATACATGCAAGTAGAAGTGGCAGAAGGACGAACAGCGAGCGGTACATCACACACCTCCTTCAATGTCATCACATAAAAAAACGGGTCCGCGAACCCGGGACTTACGATGCTTTTTGCGCCCCCTGCGCCTGGGCCAGGAGGTCGCGCGCGATGGTATCTTCGGGATTCATCATTACCGCCAGCTTCAACTGCTCCAGGGCCTCATCCGGCCTCCCCAGCTGAAGACAGGCAACGCCGTAATCGCGGCGCAGGTTTGGCAGCGAGCTATTCAATTGCAGGGCGGAAGCGTAGTACGTGAGCGCCTGCGGGTCGTTCTCCCTGGCCAGCACGTTCGCCAGGGCGTAGTGGGCCTCGGGAATGGAGGGATTCACTTCTATGGCTTTCTCGTAGAGTTCCCGGACCGTCCGCAGGTCGCCACCCAGCCCCTGTTCCGCCGAGGCCAGTCCGTAGTAGGCCGGGGCGAGCTGGTCGTTGAGTTCGATGGCGCCGCTGAAGCTCTTGCGGGCGGCGGCGAAGTCCTGCTTGAGCAGGTAGATATACCCCAGGTTGATCTTCACCAGCGGCGCCTTGGGGTCCAGTTCCAGGGCGGTGCTGCAGTGCTCCAGCGCCTCGTCAACACGGTTTGCCCGCAGCAGGGCGGCGCCGAAGTTGTTCTGGCACCCCACGTGGGTCGGTACCAGCTTGACCGCTTTTTCGTAGTGAGCGATGGCCTCGTCGTTGCGCCCGAGATCCTGCAAGAGCACAGCATAGGTGTAGAGCGCGCCGAAGTGGTACGGTGCGTGTTTGAGGGCCTCCAGCAGCACAGACTCGGCGTAATCGTAGATGCGCAGGTCGTGCAGGGCATCTCCCAGTTTGTGCAGCATATGAGGGTTGTCCGGGGCAAGTCCTGTCGCTATCTCGAAGCAGACGGCGCCCTCGCGGATCTGCCCCTCCTTCTTGAGCAGGTCGCCAAAGGAAACCACCAACTCGGTGAGCGCGTGGCGTTTTACCGTGACCGAATCCTCCGCCAGCAGGTTCGCGAGTTCGACCACTATGACCCGCGAGATGCTCTCACCCGTCTCTGAGATCCGGCCGCTCAACTCGCACAGTTCCTGGACCGCCTCTTCCACTTTCCCGTTTTCCGCCTTGATGGCGGCGGCGAAGAAATGGGCCAGGAAGTCGTTGGGGTCGGCTTCCGTCATGCGGGCGTAAGCGGAGAGGGCCGGTTCCAGTTCGCCGCGCACATGCATCGACAGCGCGGTGATGAAGTTGACCGCTTTCGCCGGGGGCGCCCCTTTGCTCTCCGTGGAGTCTTTTCCGAACATCTTGCCGAATATGCCCATCGTGGTGATCCTTTTGGCGCGCCCTGATCTCGGTGCCCGCCGGGGAGAATTGTCGCGCCGCAAAGGTATAGGATTCTGCAGTTATTTGCAAGACTGTATGTGATATTCAAGGGGCGCAAGCACGCCATAGGGAAGGAGGATGCAACGTGGATGTCATGCACGTGGCACAACGGGCGCTCAGGATCGGATGTCAGCCTCGGGAACGGGTAAGCGCAGACTGGTGACAATCCAGTAGGTGGACATCGGTAAAGCCAGATGGACCACGCTGCCAATGGCCAGAAAGGAGAGGAGTCCAAGCTCTCCAGATGTTACGGCCTGAACACACCCCATGGCGATGAAGAGCGCGCTCAACAGGAAGATGAATCCCGCGCCAAACAGTGTCATGCCGACCATCTGCCAGTCTCCCTTCTTCTGGAGCGGAATCATCAATCCCAGGTAAATGGCCTGATTCACCTGTTCCATCATATTGTCCAGAGGTATGTCGACTGCTGCCCCCCGGTACACCATCACCTCCCCGTCAAGGATGATGGCGGAGAGAGTCTCGTGGCTGAGGAGCCTGTAAAAGACGCTGCTGGTAGCGGCCAAAACCGTGCCGTAACCTTCGCGAAAGATAAGGAGCAGGGCGTAGGCGGCGAGTGAGACAGCGATGACCTGCCCCACCCGCCGTATGGTGTGTTTGGAGACCGAGAAGCCCCCGTCCACCCAGAACCTCCAGATGGAAAAGACCAGGAGTGCGAAGGCTATGACCCAGAGGTAATCGTGAAAAAGGTTGAAGGCAGCGACAGAGACAGAGCCGATCACGCCGGTTACGAGCAGGCGGAAGGCATTGGCAAGTATCAGGACCGGCACGGCGACCGCGACGCCCAGGAGGCGGTAGCCGATGCCGTGGCGAACGTACAGCAGCATGGCTGTAGCTACTATGACTATGTAGTCAGCAGCCGTGCACTGCCGGATGATGCGCATGGCGAATCCGTTCACGGTGAGAACGTCTCCCGCCCCGGACGTGGCGACGCCGAAAAGGTTTCCAAGTACCGTGGTGCTCGCCATGGTCAGGTTGCGCCAGGCCGTCCAGTACCCTTCAGGGAGGTTGCCCAGGAGGGTCACGGCAGTGATGGCGCACCAGATGAAGGCGATGGCGAAAAAGGAGCCCGGATGTCCCTTCGCGTTCTGCGTCTGCGCGGCGTCAGTCATCGACGCTATTTGCGGCTCTTCCAGAACCCGTAGGCCGCTACCGCCGCCACAGTCACAGCGCTCACCTCCGCGTTACCAACAGGTGTGGAGGGAATAACCGGAGGTGCCGGAGGCCCGGCCCAGCATGAGGAGCAGAGATTGATTCCGGCTACAAGCATCAGGGCCGCGCTTTCTACCACTTTTTGTACTGTCAGTTTCATTGTCATATCCCCTTTACGGCTGCTCCGCGACTATCTTGAGTCGTGCGACCGAACCCGGCCCGGGAGCAGAAAGTATGTATTCGTTGTTGGTAAGGTCGACCTGCGTATTCCCCTCTTTTGCCGCAATGGTCGCCTGTTTCGGAAGCCGGCTCTCCTCAGGCACGATACTGACCACAAGCGGCGTCCCCTTGGCCAGACTGCTGGTGACGCTCACGTCCCATTGCTTCTTTTTGGCAGGGGACCGGGTGTCTCCCCGCATCTCCCTGGCCGGGCGCCACTCCGGATGACTGACGACGGCGCTGATGAAGGGATCGCCCATGTCGGCGTTCAGGTTGCCGGGGGAGATGATGTCATAGGCATTGTCGAAGCTGTCGGTCGCCCCGGGATGCTCGCCGATAACCACGTAGTCGTAGAGCTGCCCGCTCGACACCCGGACCGTGGCGGTCATGGGCTCGAAGCCCATGGCCGCCACCGCCGTTGCCAGGATCATCGCCACTGCTCCCCATGCGGGAAAGGCGGAAACAGTCTTACTTGGCATTGATGCTGAGGGTGTGGTTCACGGAGTCGATATTCAATATCCAGTACGCCTTCCACGGCTCGACCTGCGGGTTGCCGTTCACGATGGACCACGATTCGTACGTGGTCCCGTTCCACCAGTAGATCCCCCCTCCTATCTTGTTGGCCTGGATGGCGTTCGCCAGCGGGCTGCCGTCGACAAGCCAGCTAGAGGCGATGTTGCTCATGTTGTCCGGGGTCGGGTTCGCCACCATGGTCCACCCCGGCTTCAGGGTGACGGTTGCGCTCGCCGGGGATGTTGCCCCTTTGAAGTTGAAGGTGGTGCCGGTGCCGGCGGTCTTGACGAAGTATCCGTAACCGGGCAGCAGCGAGGTTACCGTCTTGTATGAGCCAAGAACCGAGCTGCTGCTCTCGGCGGTGGCCCCGGTTGGAACCCACTGGTACACGGCACTAACCGCACTCCCAAAGAGGGTGCCCGGGTTGACGCCGGTCGTATCGTAGGGCACGGCGATTATGTTCCATCCCGTGTAAAGCGGCGTGCGGATGCTGAGCAGTTCCGTTGCGCCCTCGACGTCCGACGACACGGTGTAGGTGTAGATGGTGTTGGGCTTGAGGAACCCTGTATCGACGAAGCTGGTCTGGCTCCCGGTGGAGAGAGCCGTAGCCGTCTTCCCGCCTTCGGAGCGCGACACGGTGAAGCTGGTTCCCTGCTTGATCCCGGTAAAGCTCCCCCCCGGCTGGCCGGTGGCCGTGACGACATAGGCCGCGCTGTGAACGCCCTCCGTGCTGGTGCCGTCCTTGCCGAAGAACTTCAGGGTGGTGTTTCCGGTGATGGTGACGGGGCCGCTATAGGTTGCCGAAGACACGCCGGGTGTGGTGCCGTCGGTGGTGTAGTAGATCGTGGTGCCGGTGCGGTTGGCGCTGAGCTTCACCATCAGGCTTCCGCCGGAGTAGCTGCCCGCCGGCGGCATGGCGGTGGTCGCGAGATCCGGGGGCAAGGTGCCGTCGGACTTGAAGAAGGCTGAAACGGTGCAGTTGCCGGTTATCTCGGCCGTCGTATAGACACTGCCGGAGAGCGTGCCGCCGCATCCGGTCACGGACTGGATCATGTAACCGGTGTTGGGTTTCACCGCGAGGGCCAGCTGGTAACCGCTGACGACGGACTGGCTGGCCGGGGTGATGGCGCCTCCCGCTCCGGCGGTGGCGGTCACGGTGTAACTGACCGGTGCCGTGCCCAGCAGGGTGACCGATTGCGTAGCCCCCTGGACGCTGTTGCCCGAGCTGTCGCTGGAGACAGGCGCGACATAGTAGGTGGTGCCGGGGACCAGGTTGTAGAGGGAAACGGTGTGGTTGGTCCTGGAGCCGGTGATCGAGGCCTGCCCGGTCATGGTGAAGGGGGTGGTCCCGTACTTGAGCACCGTGGTGGCTTGTTCGTCGGTGTTCCAGGCGACGTCGATCTCGGTAGTCGTGGCACCGGCAGCGGAGACGGCAGATATCACCGGCGCCATGGTGTCGGCCAACGCAGCCGTTGTGAATGAGAAGACCGCGGAAACCACCGTGTTGTTGGAGGGATCGGTCGACTGCACCTTGAAGTCATAGGTGGTGCCCGGTTTCAAGTTGGTCAGCGCGACGGAATGTCCCGCGGACTTGACGATATCGCCGGCGCTGCTGGTGAGGCTCTGTCCGGTCAGCCCGTAGTAGACCTGCGAGTCTGCGATCTCGTCCGTCACCCACTGGATCCGCGCCATGGTCGAGGTCGTGACGATGGTTCTCGGGGCGCTGGTGATGACCGGAGCGGTGCGGTCCGGCTGCGACTTGGTTATGAAGCCGACCCCGCCCGCGGCGCCCACAAAGGCATCGCTTAACATGAACGAGTAGTTCATGGCCAGCAAGGTGGACGGTGCCCCGGCCGAGGCGACCACCTTGTTGCCGGAGATGTCGGTGCAGGATACCTGGACGTTGTAGGAGGTGTTCGGGGTCAGGTTGCTGAGAGGCACCTGGTGTTCGGTCACCTTCTCGCTGTTCGATCTCTGCAACGCGTTGCTGCCGTTGGGACCGTAGTCCACTACCGTGTCGCAGGGTTTGTCCGTCTTGAAGGCGACGGTCGCGGCGTTGTCGGTCGAGTAGATGATGTTCGCAGCCTCGGTGATGACCGGAGCCTTGGTGTCCGGGTTGAGGTCTGTGGTGAAGCTGTAGACCTTGCCGGTCGCGCTGTTTTTCTGGGCGTCTGTCGCCTGCACGCTGAAGTAGTAGGTGGTGCCGGGGAGCAGGCCGGTGAGCGCACGGTTGTGCTTGGTGTTGAGCTCGGACTTCGCGTCGGTCATCTCCAGCGCTTCGGAGGTGCCGTACTGGATGGTGCTGCTGGCCGGTTCGTCGGTCTCCCAGTAGAGCACCACGGACTGGTGGGTGGTTGCCTTGACGATCGGCAACTGGGTGAAGACAGGCGCGTTGGTGTCCGGCGTGGCCTTGGTGCTGAAGCTCTTGGTGCCGCTCAGGGCGGGGCCGTTGCCGGAAGCATCCTTGGAGGAAACGACGAAGTTGTAGGTTTTGGACGCGCCGAGCCCCGTGATGGTCATGGAGTGGCTGGTGGTGAGGGCCCCGTCGGAGAGGACGCCGTAGGCGACGCCATCATCGTAGGAGACACCGCTGGTGGCGGGCTCGTCGGTCTTCCAGACGATGGTCGCGCTGCTGTCGCTGATGCTGATCGCCATCGGCCCCTCTACGACAACCGGGGCGGTGGTGTCGGGCGCAGTCAGCGTCCGGAAGGAGACTACCGAAGTGGACACAGGACCGTTGTTTGCCGCGTCGGTGGCGGTTACCTTCACATAGTACACGGTATCCGCGGCGAGCCCGGAAACGGTGACGCGGTGGCTGCCGGTAAGGGTGGAGTCTCCGACGGTCGTGTCAGGAAGCGTCGAAAGCCCGTAAATCACAGAACCTGTGGTCGGCTCGTCGGTAGTCCACTCGATGACCGCGGTCCCCTGGGTGATGCTGCTCACGGTGGGACCGGCGGTCACGGTAGGGGGTGTGGTGTCCGGCCTGGGCGCGGTGGTGAGGCTCACCACCTGGCTTGCAGTCGGGCCATTGCCTGCCGCATCGGAAGCGGTGACCTTCACGTAGTACTTCGTGTTCGGGCTCAACCCCGTGAGCTGCATCGAGTGGGAGGACACGAAGGACTGCTCGGCCACGGTGGTGCCCGGGGGATCGACGGTGCCGTATGCCACGCTTCCCTTGCTCGGCTCGTTGGTCTGCCATTCTATGGTGGCGGTGGTATCGGTGAATGAAGACACCGTGGGGCCGGACAGGATCTGCGGTGGCGTGGTATCCGGGAGGTTCAGAATGATGCTCTGCGAGAAGCTGCGGGTGGCATCGATGCCGGTGAGAACAGTCGGCGCGAAGCCGCTGCCGGCGGGAGGGGTTATGGTCTCGCTGTACCCAGTGCCTGCAATGAGGGTCAGGCTGAATTTGCCGAAGGCGTCAGACTTTATGGGGTAACTGCTGTTTTCGTTGGTCACGTAATAGTAGCCAGTGCCGGGATAAACGTAGTTGTAGGTCTGCTTGATAGTCACGTTCGGCACCGGTCGGCCGTTGCTGTCCGTTGCCGTTCCAGAGACCGTGACCAGCGGAATCACTATGTCAGCGGTGGTATTTGCCATAACCGCAACATTCTGAAGAATTTGGCCGCCGGAGAAATACTGCGGCGTAGCGACGCTGGGGGCACATGTCTGGTAAGAGCCGTTCGGCCCGCAGTACCCAGCGTTGTCAATCGAACCGCTTACGGAAAGATCGTAATTTCCCTTCCCAACTGTGGCGGAGTACTGCCCTGCCGCGTCGGTCCAAACTTGAGCGACTGTGGTGTTGGCGGCTCTATCTACTATGGAGACCCAAACATTCTGAATGCCGATACCGGCTGGTGTTTTCACCTTTCCCGATAGAGTCACCGGCTGTTGCAGTGCCAGGTCTCGCACTGTGTTAGTGGTCACGTTGATCCCACTGATCAGAGTTTGGCTGTATCCGCTACCAGCAGTAGGAATCAGCTTGACGGTGTAACCAGTTCCTGAGATTAGGGTGAGGCTGTAGTTGCCATTCGAGTCGGACTTGGGCGCGTAGTTCTGGTCATCATTTGCCACGTAATAATACCCGTAGGTTTGATTGACATAGCTGCCCTGCTGAAGCACCGCGACGTTGCTGACAGGAGCACTGGCACCGTCAGTGACCTTTCCGCTCAGAGACACCAGTAACGGAAGAGTGATGTTCTGTACTGTATTTCCAGAGACCGTGAAGGGCGCAACGATGTTGTAACCGTACAAGTACTGCGGCAACGGAACGTTCGGCGTACAATACTGGCTGGCTCCATTGGCTCCGCAGCCTCCATAGTAGCGTGAACCACCGTAGACGTAGAGCCTGTAACCACCGGGGGTTACAGGAAAATAGTAATTGCCGGAAGCGTCGGTGAATTTGGTACTGACATAGTTATCGTTCCGGTCATAAAGCCTGACCTCCATATTCTGCACACCGACGCCACTCGTGGTAAGAACAGTTCCAGAAAGGGTAACCGCCTGCTGAAAAGAGAGGTCTCTTACCGTATTGCTCGTCACATCCACGCCGGCAATGGTTGTCTGAACGTATGATGTACCTGTGGGAGGCACGAGTATAAAGCTGTACCCTGTCCCGGAAATGAGCGTCATACTGTAGTTGCCGGAGGCGTCAGCGAGGGTGTCACCGTTGTACACAGAGTAAGACCCGACAGCTTGGGACGGATAAGCCCACGGGGTCCGGACGGTTGCGTTTCCTACCGGCACGCCTGTGCTACTGGTAACTTTTCCTGTTAATGAAACCAACGGGACGGTGATGTTCTGGGTAGTGTTGCCAGTTACGCCAAGGTTCTGGACGATGTAATTGCCAGTGAAGTACTGGGGGGTAGGAACATTCTGAGGGCAAACTTGATATGCTCCATTGAGGCCACAGTAGCCGTACTGGTTGGAGCCGCCATTGATAGTGATCTTATAAGTGCCGGTCGCCAACGGGAGAGAGTAGGTGCCGCTTGCACCAGTGTAGATATCACCAATTACCACGTTTGAGCTTTGGGCATAGACCTGCACCCTGATGTTCTGCATCCCCACCCCGGCAGGGGTCTTCACGGCCCCGGAAAGGGTAACGGCCTGCTGGATGAGGACGACGTTTTGGGTCACGTCCGCACCCGAGACGGCGATGTTGTTGACCGTCGATGAGGTGAACCCGCTTCCCGCAGGTGGCGCGATGGCGAGGTTGTAGGTGCCGTCACCGGCGGTGAAGGAAAACTTACCTCCGGTGTCCGTGGACACGGACCCAACCTGCGCCGAGGTGGTGGCATTGGTAAGGGTGACCGTGGCGCCGGGAAGCGCACTGCTCCCGCCGTACACCGTCCCCGACAGCGTCCATGCCAGTGCCGCGTTCAGCGTACCGAACAGCACCAGCAGCGTGGCCGCCAGAACCACTCGAATCCTTTTAAAATTTAATTCCATGGTACGTTCCTCACTTTGGCTTTGATATCACATGATTCAAGGCTGCTTTTACTGCACCGGTTGCAGCACCACCGCCACGTCCCCAGCCTGGAACACCTCCACCGGCAGGTTGACGGTAGCGAATTCCTTACCATCCGGAGCCTTGATCTGGACGAAGGCATCGAGAAAATCCTCATCCGGAAGGGTGAAGCGCCCCGTCGCGTCCGTGGCCAGGGTGTACTTGTTCACCTCCTGCAAGTGCACGTACACAACCGCCCCCACGACAGGTTTGCCGTCAGGATAGGTAACTTTCCCCCCTGATGCCATGCAGGCAGCTGCGAACAGCAGCATCCCCGCACACACCATCGTCATCAAACCTAGCTTTTTCATTGCATGCTCCTTTTTGAAAGTGGCCAGCCGTGAACCGGCCGATTAAAGACAAGGCACCGTCTTGCAGTTGGCAATACTCAGGCCAAAAAAAAGGGGCTGCATTTCCAGGCATTTGGAATCTAATTAAATTCCATTATGTACACGATACGCACAGGTTGTACCGATTTGGTACAACTGCGCTACCACAGGGAAAGAGGATGGAGGTTGTGGGTAAGGTCACGGACGATCCGAAAGTTCGTGGGGGCGGAACTGGCAGGGAAACGGGGGACGCAAAAAAACCCCGCAGGCGTAGGCCTGCGGGGTTCACAGCGTCGGGGACAAGGGGGATCGGATGATCCCCTTTGTGCGTCAGGCTTTCTTCACGTACTCGGACTTCAACTGCATGGCGCCGATGCCGTCGATCTTGCAGTCGATGTCGTGGTCTCCGTCGACCAGACGGATGTTGCGCACCTTGGTGCCGACCTTGACTACCGACGACGAACCCTTGATCTTCAGGTCCTTGATCACGGTGACGGAGTCTCCGTCCTGCAGCGCGTTGCCGAAGGCGTCACGCACGACAATTTCGGATACGCCTCCTTGCTGCTCGACCTGGGGCCACTCGTTGCCGCACTCGGGGCAGACGTAAAGCGCGCCGTCTTCGTAGGTGTATTCAGAACTGCAGGAGGGGCATTTGGGGAGGGTTGTCATGTTCATCCTTTGTCTTTGAGATACGCGCGGAAGCAGAAACTCCGCGTCCCACCGGAATTAACCTCATCAGGCATCTTCTTGTCAAGAAAAGAGTATCGCCCCCCCCCCACTTGCTGCCGGGGAATCACCCACTAGAATATAAAATATTTTTAATTTCATTGTGAAGGGGGACGGTCTATGACTTGGGATCTGCACGTCGCTGAAGCCGAGACTTTGCTTGAATCTTCACGTATTCCCTCATCCCTGGAGATAATCACCCTCATCAAACGGATCAATCCCACCAGGCTCCAGCTCCCTGAGGCGGACCGGGAGCGTGGCTACCGCATCAAGGGCGCGCTGCAGAACCTGCTCCTCGAGCAGTACGGGGAGGCGTTCTGTCTCGTCCCGCTTGCCTGGAGCACGGAAATCGTGCTGATAAAACATAGCGTCCTCCCCTCGGTGGATGCCTGCCATGCAGTCGTCGGAGCATTGTCCGAGAAGGCCCTCCGCACCGTCGCCGAGCCCGTGGAGAGTTCGCCATCGAAGCTCCCCCCCAAAAAGAAGGCTAAGCCGCTGGACCCGTACCCTCCCAAGGATGCGCTACGGCAAGCGCAACAGCTGCTGGAAAAATTCGAATACTGCCAGGCGGAGGAACTGCTCTCCAGCATCCGGATAGAGAACAGCTGCGCTCTGCCGAGTTTGCTCGCAGCGGCCACCCTACTGATGGAGGAGATCGGCGCTTACGGCACCGTCATCGAGATGCTGCTGTCGCAGCCAAAGGCCGTTCTGAAGGATACCTCCGTCAGGGAGATTCTTGCGCTGGCCTACTACCGAAACGGCATGATCCCGGAGGCGCGTGCGCTTTTCGATGCGCTCCCCGCCGCAGTCCTGCAGAAGAACTCCCTTTGCGCCTATGCTGAAATTTCTTTCAAGGACGGAAGCCTCACCCACGCCTACCGGCTGCTGGAAGAGGCCGGCAGCAAGGAAGGCTTCGTCGCCATGCTCGCTCCGCTGAAAAAGGAAATCGAGGAGACGATGTTGGCGGAAGCGCACACGTGGCTGCAGAGCGCGCAGGAAGCTCTTTCCCGGGACCTTCTGGCGCAGGCCGAGTCCCTGAGCCTTGAAGCCCTTGCCCGCTACCCGGCGTTGCCGAAGGCACGGGAGATGGTGGCCAAGGTAAAGGCGAGGAGAGAGGCCGAGGAGTTGGCTGCGCTTTGGGAAAGGCTCGAGACGAGCGAGCAGGGTGCGCCGCGGCTCGACCTGCTGGAAACGCTGCTGAATCGGGACACGAAGCACAAGGAGAAGATCGCACGGCTGCTGGCGGCAGAAAAGGCGGCCATGAAGAAGGAATTGGTCCATAGCCGGCTGCAGGAGCTCCGGGAAGAAACCGCTCAGGAGCGGTGGCCCAAATGCTACCACATCATCGACTGGCTCTCCCGCCAGAGCGACCATGCCGGCAGCTACCGCGACGCCTGCGCCCTCTCGCCCAACTTCTCCGTTCTTCACAACAACAGGCGTCTGCAGAAGGTCGCCGGAAAGACCGCCAGGGAGGCGTGGCTTAGGTGGGTCCAGGCCAGGTCGGCGCTGCAGGCGGGGCGGCGGGAAGGATGCCTTGAATTGATGGAGGGGGTCAGGGAATACTTCGAGCACTACCCGGAGTTCGCTGAAGAGTACCGGAACCTTCTTGGATGGGAGCAGGAATCGGCGAGAAGCGAAATCGCGGACCTGCTGCAGCAGGTGGAAGGGGACGCGGATCCTCTGCGGGTATGCACCCTCTTCAACCGCGTCCGGAAGAAAATGACGATACTGCCGGAGGAGGAAAAGATCGCCTACAAAAAGATCATGCAGGACCGCATGGCTCTGGTCATGCCTGGCCCCACTGAAGAGGAGTTTGCGAACGCGTACCATTGCGCCCTTTTGT
Encoded here:
- a CDS encoding tetratricopeptide repeat protein, which translates into the protein MGIFGKMFGKDSTESKGAPPAKAVNFITALSMHVRGELEPALSAYARMTEADPNDFLAHFFAAAIKAENGKVEEAVQELCELSGRISETGESISRVIVVELANLLAEDSVTVKRHALTELVVSFGDLLKKEGQIREGAVCFEIATGLAPDNPHMLHKLGDALHDLRIYDYAESVLLEALKHAPYHFGALYTYAVLLQDLGRNDEAIAHYEKAVKLVPTHVGCQNNFGAALLRANRVDEALEHCSTALELDPKAPLVKINLGYIYLLKQDFAAARKSFSGAIELNDQLAPAYYGLASAEQGLGGDLRTVRELYEKAIEVNPSIPEAHYALANVLARENDPQALTYYASALQLNSSLPNLRRDYGVACLQLGRPDEALEQLKLAVMMNPEDTIARDLLAQAQGAQKAS
- a CDS encoding exosortase/archaeosortase family protein — translated: MTDAAQTQNAKGHPGSFFAIAFIWCAITAVTLLGNLPEGYWTAWRNLTMASTTVLGNLFGVATSGAGDVLTVNGFAMRIIRQCTAADYIVIVATAMLLYVRHGIGYRLLGVAVAVPVLILANAFRLLVTGVIGSVSVAAFNLFHDYLWVIAFALLVFSIWRFWVDGGFSVSKHTIRRVGQVIAVSLAAYALLLIFREGYGTVLAATSSVFYRLLSHETLSAIILDGEVMVYRGAAVDIPLDNMMEQVNQAIYLGLMIPLQKKGDWQMVGMTLFGAGFIFLLSALFIAMGCVQAVTSGELGLLSFLAIGSVVHLALPMSTYWIVTSLRLPVPEADIRS
- a CDS encoding fibronectin type III domain-containing protein, translated to MTIKQTYNYVYPGTGYYYVTNENSSYPIKSDAFGKFSLTLIAGTGYSETITPPAGSGFAPTVLTGIDATRSFSQSIILNLPDTTPPQILSGPTVSSFTDTTATIEWQTNEPSKGSVAYGTVDPPGTTVAEQSFVSSHSMQLTGLSPNTKYYVKVTASDAAGNGPTASQVVSLTTAPRPDTTPPTVTAGPTVSSITQGTAVIEWTTDEPTTGSVIYGLSTLPDTTVGDSTLTGSHRVTVSGLAADTVYYVKVTATDAANNGPVSTSVVSFRTLTAPDTTAPVVVEGPMAISISDSSATIVWKTDEPATSGVSYDDGVAYGVLSDGALTTSHSMTITGLGASKTYNFVVSSKDASGNGPALSGTKSFSTKATPDTNAPVFTQLPIVKATTHQSVVLYWETDEPASSTIQYGTSEALEMTDAKSELNTKHNRALTGLLPGTTYYFSVQATDAQKNSATGKVYSFTTDLNPDTKAPVITEAANIIYSTDNAATVAFKTDKPCDTVVDYGPNGSNALQRSNSEKVTEHQVPLSNLTPNTSYNVQVSCTDISGNKVVASAGAPSTLLAMNYSFMLSDAFVGAAGGVGFITKSQPDRTAPVITSAPRTIVTTSTMARIQWVTDEIADSQVYYGLTGQSLTSSAGDIVKSAGHSVALTNLKPGTTYDFKVQSTDPSNNTVVSAVFSFTTAALADTMAPVISAVSAAGATTTEIDVAWNTDEQATTVLKYGTTPFTMTGQASITGSRTNHTVSLYNLVPGTTYYVAPVSSDSSGNSVQGATQSVTLLGTAPVSYTVTATAGAGGAITPASQSVVSGYQLALAVKPNTGYMIQSVTGCGGTLSGSVYTTAEITGNCTVSAFFKSDGTLPPDLATTAMPPAGSYSGGSLMVKLSANRTGTTIYYTTDGTTPGVSSATYSGPVTITGNTTLKFFGKDGTSTEGVHSAAYVVTATGQPGGSFTGIKQGTSFTVSRSEGGKTATALSTGSQTSFVDTGFLKPNTIYTYTVSSDVEGATELLSIRTPLYTGWNIIAVPYDTTGVNPGTLFGSAVSAVYQWVPTGATAESSSSVLGSYKTVTSLLPGYGYFVKTAGTGTTFNFKGATSPASATVTLKPGWTMVANPTPDNMSNIASSWLVDGSPLANAIQANKIGGGIYWWNGTTYESWSIVNGNPQVEPWKAYWILNIDSVNHTLSINAK
- a CDS encoding carboxypeptidase-like regulatory domain-containing protein, coding for MKKLGLMTMVCAGMLLFAAACMASGGKVTYPDGKPVVGAVVYVHLQEVNKYTLATDATGRFTLPDEDFLDAFVQIKAPDGKEFATVNLPVEVFQAGDVAVVLQPVQ
- a CDS encoding zinc ribbon domain-containing protein YjdM, producing the protein MTTLPKCPSCSSEYTYEDGALYVCPECGNEWPQVEQQGGVSEIVVRDAFGNALQDGDSVTVIKDLKIKGSSSVVKVGTKVRNIRLVDGDHDIDCKIDGIGAMQLKSEYVKKA